A genomic segment from Methanolobus zinderi encodes:
- a CDS encoding RAD55 family ATPase has product MKTKFPIHTTLSADAIKVLERYEKELGAKNVVLEKALLNLDTTRFKAKLDTQNIDKLIKRINTGIPGLDDFLEGGIPKGFAVIVTGPPGTGKTTFSMQYLMEGVKNGERCIFFSFEERAQQLVQHFTRFGWDVGKYIDDGYLEIFGISMLTSEEMIEIIDSHKPERVVFDSLNVLTAPADFRTSTAWRSLHRLLKKNMITSLLVTEKSHGIERKEFDDFDFLGDGVVFLDFIQTNDIDTTPMPVMAVQKMRATRVDHTPQPFRFTNSGIAKYRALNIPSQTLQQRIEKRRAERLGIEKSAEM; this is encoded by the coding sequence ATGAAAACAAAATTCCCCATCCATACTACATTAAGTGCAGATGCGATCAAGGTCCTTGAACGATACGAAAAAGAACTTGGTGCGAAAAACGTCGTACTGGAAAAAGCTCTTCTTAATCTAGATACTACCCGATTTAAAGCAAAACTTGATACACAGAACATTGACAAACTGATAAAACGTATAAATACCGGTATACCCGGCCTGGATGACTTCCTTGAGGGAGGTATCCCAAAAGGCTTTGCGGTCATTGTTACCGGTCCCCCTGGTACTGGAAAGACTACCTTTTCAATGCAGTATCTCATGGAGGGGGTTAAAAATGGAGAGAGATGCATCTTTTTCTCATTCGAGGAAAGGGCGCAACAGCTCGTGCAACATTTCACCCGTTTCGGCTGGGATGTGGGCAAGTACATCGACGATGGCTATCTCGAGATATTCGGTATTTCCATGCTGACTTCGGAAGAAATGATAGAGATCATCGATTCACATAAACCCGAACGTGTGGTGTTTGATTCTCTGAACGTTCTTACGGCCCCGGCAGATTTCCGCACATCCACGGCATGGAGGAGTCTGCACAGGTTGCTCAAGAAGAACATGATCACTTCTCTTCTTGTTACTGAAAAGTCACATGGCATTGAAAGGAAAGAGTTCGATGATTTTGATTTCCTGGGTGATGGTGTGGTTTTCCTCGATTTCATTCAGACGAACGATATTGATACTACGCCCATGCCTGTTATGGCCGTGCAGAAGATGCGGGCAACCCGGGTTGACCATACGCCGCAACCTTTCAGGTTCACAAATTCCGGAATAGCCAAGTATCGCGCACTCAATATCCCTTCGCAGACATTGCAACAGAGGATTGAGAAAAGAAGGGCAGAAAGACTGGGTATTGAAAAATCAGCTGAAATGTGA
- a CDS encoding dihydroorotase, with amino-acid sequence MPDILIKNTKVYVNNYLQPAEVLIEDGKIIKIARQIDAQRLNEVIDAKGALTLPAGIDAHVHFREPGLIEKEDWYTGSCSAAAGGVTTVIDHPNTIPPTIDKKSFREKVKLANRKSIIDFGIYGGVTGNIEKLPELWELGATAFGEIFMAESTGALNISEETLDEALAVIKELGAMACIHAEDEKIRQECEAYLKNDFTPQSHSRARPNLCEAFAAEKALKLAKKHGTQTHFCHISAFETVGLLRKEKYLQQSSGAPCNVTSEVTPHHLFLSTRDWERLGSFGKMNPPLRDRRNPKMLLNALNDGTIDIVATDHAPHTEAEKDVGIKSAPSGVPGVETFLPLMLVAVKRNLIPIGRMIDVTSKNPARIFGLNRYSKGIFAEGYDADLIIVDPSNITTIKGDNLHSKAGWTPYEGMDGIFPEHTLSRGEIIWDGEVLASRGHGSFLPGKGLISEED; translated from the coding sequence ATGCCAGATATCCTGATTAAGAATACAAAAGTTTATGTGAATAATTATCTCCAGCCTGCCGAAGTTCTCATTGAGGACGGGAAGATCATTAAGATCGCAAGGCAGATAGATGCTCAAAGATTGAATGAGGTCATAGATGCAAAGGGCGCCCTGACGCTGCCTGCGGGAATTGACGCACATGTGCATTTCAGGGAACCTGGTCTTATAGAGAAGGAAGACTGGTACACAGGTTCCTGCTCTGCCGCAGCAGGTGGCGTTACGACAGTCATCGATCACCCAAATACCATTCCCCCGACAATCGATAAGAAGTCCTTCAGGGAGAAGGTCAAACTTGCAAACAGAAAATCAATAATCGATTTTGGGATATACGGAGGAGTTACCGGTAATATTGAAAAGCTTCCTGAACTCTGGGAACTTGGTGCTACAGCTTTTGGTGAGATCTTTATGGCCGAGTCCACAGGAGCACTCAATATCAGTGAAGAAACCCTTGATGAGGCACTGGCTGTTATCAAAGAGCTCGGTGCCATGGCCTGCATCCATGCCGAGGATGAGAAGATACGGCAGGAGTGTGAGGCTTACCTGAAAAATGATTTCACTCCCCAGTCACACTCCAGGGCGAGGCCAAATCTGTGTGAGGCTTTTGCTGCTGAGAAGGCTTTAAAGCTTGCAAAGAAGCATGGAACTCAGACTCATTTCTGTCATATCAGTGCATTTGAGACCGTGGGTCTTCTGCGTAAGGAGAAATACCTTCAGCAGAGTTCCGGCGCCCCCTGCAATGTCACCAGTGAGGTAACTCCTCACCATCTATTCCTGTCAACCAGGGACTGGGAGCGCCTTGGTTCATTCGGTAAAATGAACCCTCCATTGAGGGATCGCCGCAATCCTAAAATGCTTCTGAACGCCTTGAACGATGGTACTATAGATATAGTGGCAACAGACCATGCTCCGCATACGGAGGCTGAAAAAGACGTTGGCATAAAATCAGCACCATCAGGTGTTCCGGGTGTGGAGACATTCCTGCCTTTAATGCTTGTGGCAGTTAAGAGAAATCTTATCCCCATCGGACGGATGATCGATGTAACAAGCAAAAATCCCGCAAGGATATTCGGACTCAACCGCTATTCCAAGGGAATATTTGCCGAAGGTTATGATGCGGACCTGATCATTGTGGACCCCTCAAATATTACTACCATAAAAGGGGATAATCTCCACAGTAAGGCTGGCTGGACGCCTTATGAGGGAATGGATGGCATTTTCCCTGAACACACCCTTTCAAGGGGTGAAATCATCTGGGACGGTGAGGTCCTGGCATCACGTGGACATGGCAGCTTCCTGCCCGGAAAAGGACTGATCTCTGAAGAAGACTAA
- a CDS encoding PstS family phosphate ABC transporter substrate-binding protein, translated as MDKKFLRNISICSIVLLILVSAFAGVGCVDQGEDTEEEAGATTTGDSASGSIIVKGSDTVLPLTQAEAEDFMMENPEASVTVIGGGSGVGIAALIDGEVEIAMASRLMKDSEIENAQANGIDPVRTQIAIDGIAVIVNPDNPVSELTFEQLKGIYDGSISNWEEVGGDNQEIAVMSRDSSSGTYGYFKEEVLLDEEYRQDAITQPTTGAIVQEVSQNEGAIGYIGFAYLDESTKALSLDGGDGFVEANPENIISGDYPLARPLQYYTNGEPEGLEGEFIDFVLSPTGQEIVSEIGYFPVA; from the coding sequence ATGGACAAGAAGTTTTTAAGAAACATCTCCATCTGTTCTATTGTATTACTCATTCTAGTGTCTGCATTTGCCGGTGTTGGCTGTGTGGACCAGGGAGAAGATACAGAGGAAGAAGCCGGAGCAACAACTACAGGAGACTCAGCATCCGGAAGTATAATAGTAAAGGGTTCTGACACCGTACTTCCACTGACCCAGGCAGAAGCTGAAGATTTCATGATGGAAAACCCTGAAGCAAGTGTTACCGTCATTGGCGGAGGGTCAGGAGTAGGTATTGCAGCACTTATCGACGGTGAAGTAGAGATCGCAATGGCCTCAAGGCTCATGAAAGACTCAGAGATAGAAAATGCACAGGCCAATGGAATTGATCCAGTGAGAACTCAAATTGCAATCGATGGTATTGCAGTCATAGTCAACCCTGATAATCCTGTCAGTGAACTCACCTTTGAACAGCTTAAAGGAATCTACGACGGAAGTATCAGCAACTGGGAAGAAGTTGGCGGAGATAACCAGGAAATTGCAGTAATGAGCCGTGACAGCAGTTCAGGAACATACGGATACTTCAAGGAAGAAGTTCTTCTCGATGAGGAATACCGCCAGGACGCAATCACCCAGCCAACCACCGGTGCAATTGTTCAGGAAGTCTCCCAGAATGAGGGTGCAATCGGCTACATCGGATTTGCATACCTTGATGAAAGCACAAAGGCACTCTCACTTGACGGTGGAGACGGATTCGTAGAAGCTAACCCTGAGAACATAATCAGTGGAGACTATCCTCTTGCAAGACCACTGCAGTACTACACCAATGGTGAGCCTGAAGGCCTTGAAGGAGAATTCATCGACTTCGTACTGAGCCCGACCGGACAGGAAATTGTCTCAGAAATAGGATATTTCCCTGTAGCCTGA